A DNA window from Bradyrhizobium sp. CCBAU 53421 contains the following coding sequences:
- a CDS encoding OsmC family protein, with protein sequence MTTTHGSAKWQGGIKDGKGAISTKSGALSDYPYGFASRFEGKPGSNPEELIGAAHAACFTMALSLILGEAKLTAEHMETKADVTLEKVADGFAITAVHLTLSAKIPGADNAAFQELAGKAKAGCPVSKLLNTKITLDASLQG encoded by the coding sequence ATGACGACCACCCACGGCTCGGCCAAATGGCAGGGCGGCATCAAGGACGGCAAGGGCGCGATCTCGACCAAGAGCGGCGCGCTCTCGGATTACCCCTACGGCTTCGCCAGCCGCTTCGAGGGCAAGCCCGGCTCGAACCCCGAGGAGTTGATCGGTGCGGCGCATGCCGCCTGCTTCACGATGGCGCTGTCGCTGATCCTCGGCGAGGCCAAGCTCACGGCGGAGCACATGGAGACCAAGGCCGACGTGACCCTTGAGAAGGTCGCGGACGGCTTCGCCATCACCGCCGTGCATCTGACGTTGTCGGCGAAGATCCCGGGCGCGGACAATGCGGCATTCCAGGAGTTGGCCGGCAAGGCCAAGGCCGGATGCCCGGTGTCCAAGCTGCTCAACACCAAGATCACGCTCGACGCGTCGTTGCAGGGCTGA
- a CDS encoding TetR/AcrR family transcriptional regulator, translated as MVYRRTHQVVKRLAARRSAILSAARDAAAAGGMAAVQIAPVAVRANVAAGTVYRYFPSKAELISELITEVSRDELTAIRRAADAAPGPSSALAAAVTTIAVHVLSQRKLAWGILAEPVDVDVTASRLASRRDISGELALRIDAAVRAGHLPAQDTALAATALLGALHEALVGPLAPSNLDDPIKLRDAVQTVTLLALRAVGVMDARARGLVVQATTPAKALVGA; from the coding sequence ATGGTCTACCGGCGAACTCATCAGGTCGTGAAACGGCTGGCTGCCCGGCGCAGCGCCATCCTGTCGGCTGCGCGGGACGCAGCGGCGGCGGGCGGCATGGCGGCGGTCCAGATCGCACCGGTCGCGGTGCGGGCCAATGTCGCCGCAGGCACCGTCTATCGCTATTTCCCGTCGAAGGCCGAGCTGATCTCGGAATTGATCACCGAAGTCTCGCGCGACGAGCTGACCGCGATCCGGCGCGCCGCGGATGCCGCGCCCGGCCCGTCATCGGCGCTCGCCGCCGCGGTGACGACGATCGCGGTCCACGTGCTGTCGCAGCGCAAGCTCGCCTGGGGCATCCTGGCCGAGCCGGTCGATGTCGACGTTACGGCTTCGCGCCTCGCCAGCCGCCGCGATATTTCCGGTGAGCTTGCTCTGCGCATCGATGCCGCCGTGCGCGCCGGACATCTGCCGGCGCAGGACACGGCGCTGGCGGCCACCGCGTTGCTCGGCGCGCTGCACGAGGCGCTGGTCGGCCCATTGGCGCCGTCCAATCTCGACGATCCGATCAAGCTGCGCGATGCGGTGCAGACCGTGACGCTGCTCGCCTTGCGCGCGGTCGGTGTAATGGACGCGCGTGCGCGCGGACTCGTGGTCCAGGCGACGACCCCGGCGAAGGCGCTGGTCGGCGCTTAA